The following proteins come from a genomic window of Kitasatospora sp. NBC_01246:
- a CDS encoding MFS transporter: protein MTLPSGGLPRRFLDLLTRPLVAGPAWWSVVSRLPVYLMSLALVLTVREQGGGYAQAGLVAALYTLGMALGSPLIARHLDRRGRAAVLTATALAYPAALTVLVWFTHPGGWAQPAAAVVAGAVLPPANACMRSLWARLPLREEERETAYLWEALLTEVLVISAPLMLAALMLVGSAGLALTTVAVIGGLGTLGLAHTRLPAGTEAAGTADIRADSGAGTAHHDTGPSRSPAADGPADRSDPRRLLGPLREPALLALTAVMALSAVPIGLLTLAIPAFVDRHGAPGGAGVVYACWGVGSAVGALWLGRSQSEVAPQTRFPRLLLAYALGTGLTLLAGSQLGLALALAVGSAPIALVSATEMTLVSTIADGRSLAEAFTWASLATVLGDALGQQAGGLLMDPLGPRAVFAVATGTALAAAALAFACRGLLTRRAAPMVECAV from the coding sequence GTGACCCTCCCCTCCGGCGGCCTGCCCCGTCGCTTCCTCGACCTGCTCACCCGACCCCTGGTGGCCGGGCCGGCCTGGTGGAGCGTGGTCTCCAGGCTGCCGGTCTACCTGATGTCGCTGGCCCTCGTCCTGACGGTCCGTGAGCAGGGCGGCGGCTACGCCCAGGCCGGCCTGGTGGCCGCGCTGTACACGCTGGGGATGGCGCTCGGCAGTCCGCTGATCGCACGCCACCTCGACCGGCGCGGGCGGGCGGCGGTGCTGACGGCGACCGCCCTCGCCTACCCGGCGGCGCTCACCGTGCTGGTGTGGTTCACCCACCCCGGTGGCTGGGCCCAGCCCGCCGCGGCGGTCGTCGCCGGGGCGGTGCTGCCGCCGGCGAACGCCTGCATGCGCTCGCTCTGGGCGCGGCTGCCGCTGCGGGAGGAGGAACGCGAGACGGCCTACCTCTGGGAGGCCCTGCTGACCGAGGTACTGGTGATCAGCGCGCCACTGATGCTGGCGGCGCTGATGCTGGTCGGCTCGGCGGGCCTGGCGCTCACCACGGTCGCGGTGATCGGCGGCCTCGGCACGCTCGGGCTCGCGCACACCCGGCTGCCGGCCGGTACCGAAGCCGCCGGTACCGCCGACATCCGTGCCGACAGCGGCGCCGGCACGGCCCACCATGACACCGGCCCGTCCCGGTCCCCGGCCGCCGACGGACCCGCCGACCGGAGTGACCCGCGCCGGCTGCTGGGCCCCCTGCGGGAGCCGGCGCTGCTGGCGCTGACCGCCGTGATGGCCCTCTCCGCGGTGCCCATCGGCCTGCTGACCCTGGCCATCCCGGCCTTCGTCGACCGGCACGGGGCTCCCGGCGGCGCCGGCGTGGTCTACGCGTGCTGGGGGGTCGGCAGCGCCGTGGGTGCCCTCTGGCTCGGCCGCTCGCAGTCCGAGGTGGCGCCGCAGACGCGCTTCCCCCGGCTGCTGCTGGCCTACGCCCTCGGGACGGGTCTGACCCTGCTCGCCGGTTCCCAGCTCGGCCTCGCGCTGGCGCTGGCCGTGGGGAGCGCACCCATCGCGCTGGTCTCCGCCACCGAGATGACCCTGGTGAGCACAATCGCCGACGGCCGGTCCCTGGCCGAGGCGTTCACCTGGGCCTCGCTCGCCACCGTCCTCGGTGACGCGCTGGGCCAGCAGGCCGGCGGGCTGCTGATGGACCCGCTCGGGCCGCGCGCGGTGTTCGCCGTGGCGACCGGCACCGCCCTGGCGGCCGCCGCCCTGGCCTTCGCCTGCCGGGGGTTGCTGACCCGGCGGGCGGCGCCGATGGTGGAGTGCGCGGTATGA
- a CDS encoding class I SAM-dependent methyltransferase codes for MESQTKPAIELIEQNGEVTLSIGGEQAMQAWERDLMWASADMLCEYGKDFYEVGLGLGLSALRIAGNPATRRHTVLELFDEVEDLFRARHPELPGNLAIERGNFFQRIFELPSESIDGMFFDPALDMDVWTDAELWARTMPEVVRVLRPGGVFIPFFSTKPELRWQYLPHFRSIRVERHPFVAYDTTEYTHGGTSGDAFIQCFLKD; via the coding sequence ATGGAGAGCCAGACCAAGCCGGCGATCGAACTGATCGAGCAGAACGGCGAGGTGACCCTCAGCATCGGTGGCGAGCAGGCCATGCAGGCCTGGGAGCGGGACCTGATGTGGGCCAGCGCGGACATGCTCTGCGAGTACGGCAAGGACTTCTACGAGGTGGGGCTGGGCCTCGGCCTGTCCGCGCTGCGGATCGCGGGCAACCCGGCGACCCGCCGGCACACCGTGCTGGAGCTCTTCGACGAGGTCGAGGACCTCTTCCGGGCCCGCCACCCCGAGCTGCCCGGCAACCTCGCCATCGAGCGCGGCAACTTCTTCCAGCGGATCTTCGAGCTGCCGTCCGAGAGCATCGACGGGATGTTCTTCGACCCCGCCCTCGACATGGACGTCTGGACCGACGCCGAGCTGTGGGCCAGGACCATGCCCGAGGTCGTCCGGGTGCTGCGCCCCGGCGGAGTGTTCATCCCCTTCTTCAGCACCAAGCCGGAGCTGCGCTGGCAGTACCTGCCGCACTTCCGCTCGATCCGGGTCGAGCGGCACCCCTTCGTCGCCTACGACACCACCGAGTACACCCACGGCGGCACCAGCGGTGACGCCTTCATCCAGTGCTTCCTCAAGGACTGA
- a CDS encoding nucleoside 2-deoxyribosyltransferase — MSITLTNGSRPDLGIRSVFLAGPFIQLLDPETGEMSAESRAPFDILIKHFESQGLAVHNAHRREAWGAELMRPEQCTKLDQDEIRKADVFVALPGHPASPGTHIEIGWASAFDKPIVLLLERDREYTFLVQGLHTVASVEYVVHTDLAAGLAAVDRAVDLAVLRQREGSGAR, encoded by the coding sequence ATGAGCATCACCCTGACCAACGGCTCCCGCCCCGACCTGGGCATCCGGTCGGTGTTCCTCGCCGGCCCGTTCATCCAGCTCCTGGACCCGGAGACCGGAGAGATGTCCGCCGAGTCGCGGGCCCCGTTCGACATCCTGATCAAGCACTTCGAGTCGCAGGGACTCGCCGTGCACAACGCCCACCGGCGCGAGGCCTGGGGGGCGGAGCTGATGCGGCCGGAGCAGTGCACGAAGCTCGACCAGGACGAGATCCGCAAGGCCGACGTGTTCGTCGCCCTGCCCGGCCACCCCGCCTCGCCGGGCACCCACATCGAGATCGGCTGGGCCAGCGCCTTCGACAAGCCGATCGTGCTGCTGCTGGAGCGCGACCGGGAGTACACCTTCCTGGTCCAGGGCCTGCACACGGTGGCCTCGGTGGAGTACGTGGTTCACACGGACCTCGCCGCCGGCCTGGCGGCCGTCGACCGGGCGGTCGACCTGGCGGTACTGCGGCAGCGGGAGGGCAGCGGCGCCCGGTGA
- a CDS encoding M1 family metallopeptidase, which translates to MGPSPDPSPAPAPSPAPAPSLGHGSRAAPADCPPGRPPGRPPARLLAALLACLALVATVTGFAPPGRERSAEPVGTPAAAAYTVALTGDSSGARWTGHERVSFTNVSAEPLPEVYLRLWGNAHGGCPAPAVTVTRLVGGAAATLSADCTVLRVALPAPLRPGGRHSIGFDLDLRAPELADKAGRFGRHGAYSHFGNALPVLAVRDADGWHLDPFTDTGESFYALAADFTVVLDHPAALGVPASGSSADGPGAAGRTVTTATARQVRDFAWSAGPFERSSAVSAGGVRVTVHAVAGVGAADARTMLDLAVSALDTHARAFGGYPYAELDVVLDDDLWFSGMEYPGFVLDRVKTTALVHEIAHQWWYGIVGDDQYHQPWLDESFAEYATDLALGRDGSDCWSHVAWSGPEERITNGMAYWDEHPDRYGVVVYDYGACALHDLRRLIGADAMARLLRGYTRAHWYGVSDTPAFLAAAGAATAEDLAPFWAAHRIGA; encoded by the coding sequence GTGGGGCCGTCCCCAGACCCGTCCCCGGCCCCGGCCCCGTCCCCGGCCCCGGCCCCGTCCCTGGGCCACGGCTCCCGGGCGGCCCCCGCGGACTGCCCACCGGGCCGCCCACCGGGCCGTCCGCCGGCCCGGCTGCTGGCCGCGCTGCTCGCCTGCCTGGCGCTGGTCGCCACCGTGACGGGCTTCGCCCCGCCCGGCCGGGAGCGGTCCGCCGAACCGGTCGGCACACCGGCGGCGGCCGCCTACACCGTCGCGCTGACCGGGGACTCCTCGGGCGCCCGCTGGACCGGCCACGAGCGGGTGAGCTTCACCAATGTCTCGGCGGAGCCCCTCCCCGAGGTCTACCTGCGGCTGTGGGGCAACGCCCACGGGGGCTGCCCGGCGCCGGCCGTCACCGTGACACGCTTGGTCGGGGGCGCCGCGGCCACCCTGTCGGCCGACTGCACGGTGCTGCGGGTCGCCCTGCCGGCCCCGCTGCGCCCCGGGGGCCGCCACAGCATCGGCTTCGACCTCGACCTCAGGGCACCGGAACTCGCGGACAAGGCCGGGCGGTTCGGGCGGCACGGGGCGTACAGCCACTTCGGCAACGCCCTGCCGGTGCTCGCCGTGCGGGACGCCGACGGCTGGCACCTCGACCCGTTCACCGACACCGGGGAGTCCTTCTACGCGCTGGCCGCCGACTTCACCGTGGTGCTCGACCACCCGGCGGCCCTAGGGGTCCCGGCCTCCGGAAGCTCGGCCGACGGCCCGGGCGCCGCCGGACGGACCGTGACCACGGCGACGGCCCGGCAGGTGCGTGACTTCGCCTGGTCCGCAGGCCCGTTCGAGAGGAGTTCCGCGGTCTCGGCCGGCGGGGTCAGGGTCACCGTGCACGCGGTGGCCGGAGTCGGTGCGGCGGACGCCCGGACCATGCTCGACCTCGCCGTGTCCGCGCTGGACACGCACGCCCGCGCCTTCGGCGGCTACCCGTACGCGGAGCTGGACGTCGTGCTGGACGACGACCTCTGGTTCAGCGGCATGGAGTACCCGGGCTTCGTCCTGGACCGGGTGAAGACGACCGCCCTCGTCCACGAGATCGCGCACCAGTGGTGGTACGGCATCGTGGGCGACGACCAGTACCACCAGCCCTGGCTGGACGAGTCCTTCGCCGAGTACGCCACCGACCTCGCCCTCGGCCGGGACGGCTCGGACTGCTGGAGCCACGTCGCCTGGTCCGGCCCCGAGGAGCGGATCACCAACGGCATGGCCTACTGGGACGAGCACCCCGACCGGTACGGGGTGGTGGTCTACGACTACGGCGCCTGCGCGCTGCACGACCTGCGGCGGCTGATCGGCGCGGACGCGATGGCCCGCCTGCTCCGCGGCTACACCCGCGCGCACTGGTACGGCGTGAGCGACACCCCCGCGTTCCTGGCCGCCGCCGGGGCCGCCACCGCGGAGGACCTGGCTCCGTTCTGGGCGGCGCACCGGATCGGCGCCTGA
- a CDS encoding ADP-ribosyltransferase domain-containing protein, whose protein sequence is MSDAHAPAPSAPTDPSDPLALAELFKGGGEPWLPLLRPVIEAQPDAAAFIGPGRGPEVVPVRELTFQALKPNAPHKWKVVVFGQNPYPRPESATGIAMFDNTFHDWKDSQFGRVVSIRCIIKAAAMWKHGIPKKTPIADIRGLLKEQDTVQPPEWFQAMLTQGVLLLNAALTASSDGSTATDRHTAFWRPVAERIVEEILRAKQDAEDEEDRGVVFAWWGAHARSLKKVVLRLQQKYPGVEVRHIDHANPAAQGDIFCDGDHFAMVNAALASLGAEGIDWLPAKGWNEGAAQGGGEGGDLAERMGAFITSTMELHQLYLERLASVKDEGLVLPAITGVFDTPLMDFREAVAPVAALLSGLDRHVERSHAFGRRRAEEAAAGGLSAEAISALHLYTCESAFYREINAILRAPDRSRVVPYLPYLRLLFSAVSQLPARTEPLWRGVSLDLRAQYPLGRTVTWWGVSSCTSELGVAKGFLGSRGRRTLFEVLPVRAAGIQRYSAFTGEEEFILLPGTQLKVTNVKAERGGLCTVTLTELEEQSLVS, encoded by the coding sequence ATGAGCGATGCCCACGCCCCCGCGCCGTCCGCCCCGACCGACCCGAGCGACCCGCTGGCGCTCGCGGAGCTCTTCAAGGGCGGCGGCGAACCGTGGCTTCCGCTGCTGAGGCCGGTCATCGAGGCCCAGCCGGACGCGGCCGCGTTCATCGGCCCGGGGCGCGGCCCGGAGGTCGTCCCCGTCCGCGAGCTGACCTTCCAGGCGCTCAAGCCCAACGCGCCGCACAAGTGGAAGGTCGTCGTCTTCGGCCAGAACCCCTACCCGCGGCCGGAGAGCGCCACCGGCATCGCCATGTTCGACAACACCTTCCACGACTGGAAGGACAGCCAGTTCGGCCGGGTGGTCAGCATCCGCTGCATCATCAAGGCGGCGGCGATGTGGAAGCACGGCATCCCCAAGAAGACGCCGATCGCCGACATACGCGGGCTGCTGAAGGAACAGGACACCGTGCAGCCGCCGGAGTGGTTCCAGGCGATGCTCACCCAGGGCGTGCTGCTGCTGAACGCGGCGCTCACCGCGAGCAGCGACGGATCGACGGCGACCGACCGGCACACCGCGTTCTGGCGCCCGGTCGCCGAGCGGATCGTGGAGGAGATCCTCCGGGCCAAGCAGGACGCCGAGGACGAGGAGGACCGGGGCGTCGTCTTCGCGTGGTGGGGCGCGCACGCCCGCAGCCTGAAGAAGGTCGTGCTCCGGCTCCAGCAGAAGTACCCCGGGGTCGAGGTCCGGCACATCGACCACGCCAACCCGGCCGCGCAGGGCGACATCTTCTGCGACGGCGACCACTTCGCCATGGTGAACGCGGCGCTCGCCTCGCTGGGCGCCGAGGGGATCGACTGGCTGCCGGCCAAGGGGTGGAACGAGGGCGCGGCGCAGGGCGGCGGGGAGGGCGGCGATCTCGCCGAACGCATGGGCGCGTTCATCACCTCCACCATGGAGCTGCACCAGCTCTACCTGGAGCGGCTCGCGAGCGTCAAGGACGAGGGGCTCGTCCTTCCCGCGATCACCGGGGTGTTCGACACCCCGCTGATGGACTTCCGCGAGGCCGTCGCCCCGGTGGCCGCGCTGCTGTCCGGTCTGGACCGGCACGTCGAGCGGTCGCACGCCTTCGGCCGCAGGCGGGCGGAGGAGGCGGCGGCCGGCGGGCTCTCCGCCGAGGCCATCTCGGCGCTCCACCTCTACACCTGCGAGTCCGCGTTCTACCGGGAGATCAACGCGATCCTGCGCGCACCGGACCGGAGTCGGGTCGTGCCGTACCTCCCGTACCTGCGGCTGCTGTTCTCGGCGGTGTCGCAGCTCCCGGCCCGCACCGAGCCGCTCTGGCGCGGGGTCTCGCTGGACCTGCGCGCCCAGTACCCGCTCGGACGGACCGTCACCTGGTGGGGCGTCTCCTCCTGCACCTCGGAGCTCGGCGTGGCGAAGGGGTTCCTCGGCAGCCGGGGCAGGCGGACGCTGTTCGAGGTGCTCCCCGTCCGGGCCGCGGGCATCCAGCGCTACTCCGCGTTCACCGGCGAGGAGGAGTTCATCCTGCTGCCGGGCACCCAGCTCAAGGTGACGAACGTGAAGGCCGAGCGCGGCGGCCTGTGCACCGTGACGCTGACGGAGCTGGAGGAGCAGAGCCTGGTCTCCTGA
- a CDS encoding macro domain-containing protein has translation MTTDRPQTPLRVVLTDLNAPVVEAWRAAFADTPEIEIRQGSILDEVVDAWVSPTNSRGRMDGGVDAAVKRHLGAGIQLRVQRAIRDRFAGALPVGSAVCVPSGATNPTFLISAPTMQESSQNVSETLNVALACAAAFQAVHRQNTAAPGSIRSVALVGMGARTGRVPARVCANLMWTGYTLFNDHTFEDDDDLRATITAQLHDLESAPPAQRIRITPPARRTGRR, from the coding sequence ATGACCACCGATCGCCCGCAGACGCCGCTCAGGGTCGTGTTGACCGACCTCAACGCGCCGGTCGTGGAGGCCTGGCGAGCCGCGTTCGCCGACACTCCGGAGATCGAGATCCGCCAGGGGTCGATCCTCGACGAGGTCGTCGACGCCTGGGTCAGCCCGACCAACTCCCGCGGCCGGATGGACGGCGGGGTCGACGCGGCCGTCAAGCGGCACCTGGGCGCCGGCATCCAGTTGCGCGTGCAGCGGGCGATCCGGGACCGCTTCGCCGGGGCGCTGCCGGTCGGGAGCGCGGTGTGCGTGCCCTCCGGCGCCACCAACCCGACGTTCCTGATCTCCGCTCCGACCATGCAGGAGTCCTCGCAGAACGTGAGCGAGACCCTGAACGTGGCCCTGGCCTGCGCCGCCGCGTTCCAGGCCGTCCACCGGCAGAACACGGCGGCGCCGGGCAGTATCCGCTCGGTCGCCCTGGTCGGCATGGGCGCCCGGACCGGCCGGGTACCGGCCCGGGTCTGCGCCAACCTGATGTGGACGGGTTACACCCTGTTCAACGACCACACCTTCGAGGACGACGACGACCTGCGCGCCACCATCACCGCACAGCTCCACGACCTGGAGAGCGCGCCCCCCGCGCAGCGGATACGCATCACCCCGCCCGCCCGCCGCACCGGCCGCCGCTGA
- a CDS encoding restriction endonuclease, with protein sequence MPRSRKLHRLSNPDTSERHAQRMLFRHLRDDTNANRGRMAKRVRELQLLLAMDPVEFEQLIARLMEAMGMKVELTARSRDGGVDVRGIDTDPFRGGNVIVQVKRYRDTVTPSAVRDLYGTLQHDRAATKGVLVTTSRFGPSSHQFVAGKPITLINGAELVGLLKHHGFHEVFAAAHHDCADDGAGDQGGDGLSGIELATEPARLLLHWTGEEEYDIAALVCQGNRALSDEHLVFYNNASTPDGSVRLVTGYGDANACLMVDFDALPADADRLVIVAAADTANRPSATMAGFAGPALILEAGADQAPAVVHLADGAETNTAMRLGRFDRDPAGNWDFTPALAGYQGGLHQAVVAYGLEVEDA encoded by the coding sequence ATGCCCCGGAGCCGGAAGCTCCATCGCCTCAGCAATCCCGACACCAGCGAGCGGCACGCCCAGCGGATGCTGTTCCGCCACCTCCGCGACGACACCAACGCGAACCGCGGCCGGATGGCCAAGCGGGTGCGCGAGCTCCAGCTCCTCCTGGCGATGGACCCGGTCGAGTTCGAGCAGCTGATAGCCCGGCTGATGGAGGCCATGGGCATGAAGGTCGAGCTCACCGCCCGCTCGCGGGACGGCGGCGTGGACGTGCGCGGGATCGACACGGATCCCTTCCGCGGCGGAAACGTGATCGTGCAGGTCAAGCGGTACCGGGACACCGTCACGCCGTCGGCCGTGCGGGACCTCTACGGCACGCTCCAGCACGACCGGGCCGCGACGAAGGGCGTCCTGGTCACCACCAGCCGGTTCGGCCCGAGCTCGCACCAGTTCGTGGCGGGCAAGCCCATCACCCTGATCAACGGCGCCGAACTGGTCGGCCTGCTCAAGCACCACGGTTTCCACGAGGTGTTCGCGGCCGCGCACCACGACTGCGCCGATGACGGTGCCGGTGACCAGGGCGGCGACGGCCTGTCCGGGATCGAGCTGGCCACCGAGCCCGCCCGGCTCCTCCTGCACTGGACCGGCGAGGAGGAGTACGACATCGCCGCCCTGGTGTGCCAGGGGAACAGGGCGCTGTCGGACGAGCACCTGGTCTTCTACAACAACGCCTCCACGCCGGACGGTTCGGTCCGGCTGGTGACCGGCTACGGCGACGCGAACGCCTGTCTGATGGTGGACTTCGACGCGCTCCCCGCCGACGCCGACCGGCTCGTCATCGTCGCCGCGGCCGACACCGCGAACCGTCCGAGCGCCACCATGGCCGGGTTCGCCGGACCGGCGCTGATCCTCGAAGCCGGCGCCGACCAGGCCCCGGCCGTCGTGCACCTGGCCGACGGCGCCGAGACCAACACCGCGATGCGCCTGGGCCGCTTCGACCGCGACCCCGCCGGGAACTGGGACTTCACCCCCGCGCTCGCCGGCTACCAGGGAGGACTGCACCAGGCCGTCGTCGCCTACGGCCTGGAGGTCGAGGACGCGTAG
- a CDS encoding DUF6234 family protein, with amino-acid sequence MDETPSRPGRLRRPARTGTGADVALGLLLLLLVAGALVARLFDSGMEGWARSYDGPAGQEAIRRLHRRDGDFIGCEMAAVLVLAAVAAWARRPWTAALLLLATAGLVAALVAQAHLSA; translated from the coding sequence ATGGACGAGACCCCCTCCCGCCCCGGGCGCCTGCGGCGGCCCGCGCGCACCGGCACCGGGGCCGATGTGGCCCTGGGCCTCCTCCTGCTGCTGCTCGTCGCCGGGGCGCTCGTCGCCCGGCTCTTCGACTCCGGCATGGAGGGCTGGGCCCGGTCGTACGACGGCCCGGCCGGGCAGGAGGCGATCCGCCGCCTGCACCGGCGGGACGGCGACTTCATCGGCTGCGAGATGGCCGCCGTCCTCGTCCTGGCGGCCGTGGCCGCCTGGGCCCGCCGCCCCTGGACGGCGGCCCTCCTCCTGCTGGCCACGGCGGGCCTGGTCGCGGCCCTGGTGGCCCAGGCCCATCTGTCGGCGTGA
- a CDS encoding cytochrome P450 encodes MTHPESAPEVLRYPFGEPHLLDLDHRYAGLRDTEGLGRVEVRDLGSAWLCSRYADVRRILTDSRFGLTPPADPATPPDGAGPAADAAARCPVAATGANTAAAPGREPAPTSAQVTRVTRGGLKPRQVERLRGATEKIADELLDGLGRLDRGGPPGARATTDLMAGFVKPLAAEVLCELLDIPAGERPGVRARLLGAATTASPPSGADQEDRRALARRLAELIAARDPAGRSADDLLSAMIRARGEGEERLSDRQLVIAALRLLLPGLQNTVLMLSNFVRALMHHRSELERLRHRPDLVPSAVEELIRFTPFHSTSTFPRYASEDVEVGGTLIRRGEVAVGALCAANRDERAFTDPDSFDIGRGENAHLGFGMGTHHCPGAALARMQLQVAIAALARRVDDLYVAPVANARSVHDPGGRVIGWFDPLPATWSAIRP; translated from the coding sequence GTGACTCACCCCGAATCCGCACCGGAGGTGCTTCGCTACCCCTTCGGGGAGCCCCACCTCCTCGACCTCGACCACCGCTACGCCGGCCTGCGGGACACCGAGGGGCTCGGCCGGGTCGAGGTCAGGGACCTCGGTTCGGCGTGGCTCTGCTCCCGGTACGCCGACGTCCGCCGGATCCTGACCGACAGCCGCTTCGGGCTGACCCCGCCGGCCGACCCGGCCACCCCGCCCGACGGAGCCGGTCCGGCCGCCGACGCGGCCGCGCGCTGCCCGGTCGCCGCCACCGGCGCGAACACGGCGGCAGCACCCGGGCGGGAGCCGGCGCCGACCTCCGCGCAGGTGACCAGGGTGACCAGGGGCGGCCTCAAGCCCCGGCAGGTCGAGCGGCTGCGCGGGGCGACCGAGAAGATCGCCGACGAGCTGCTGGACGGGCTGGGCCGGCTCGACCGTGGCGGGCCACCCGGGGCCCGGGCGACCACCGATCTGATGGCCGGATTCGTCAAACCCCTTGCCGCCGAAGTCCTTTGTGAACTGCTCGACATACCCGCCGGGGAGCGCCCCGGAGTGCGGGCCAGGCTGCTGGGAGCGGCCACCACCGCGTCGCCCCCGTCCGGGGCCGACCAGGAGGACCGGCGCGCCCTCGCCCGCCGGCTGGCGGAGCTGATCGCCGCCCGCGACCCGGCCGGGCGGAGCGCCGACGACCTGCTGAGCGCCATGATCCGGGCCCGCGGCGAGGGCGAGGAGCGGCTCTCCGACCGCCAACTGGTCATAGCCGCACTGCGGTTGCTCCTGCCCGGGCTCCAGAACACCGTTCTGATGCTGTCCAATTTCGTACGCGCGCTGATGCACCACCGCTCCGAGCTAGAGCGGCTGCGCCACCGGCCGGACCTCGTACCCTCCGCCGTCGAGGAACTGATCCGCTTCACGCCGTTCCACAGCACCTCGACCTTCCCCCGCTACGCCTCCGAGGACGTCGAGGTCGGCGGCACGCTGATCCGCCGCGGCGAGGTCGCGGTGGGAGCGCTCTGCGCGGCCAACCGGGACGAGCGCGCGTTCACCGACCCGGACAGCTTCGACATCGGGCGCGGCGAGAACGCCCACCTCGGCTTCGGCATGGGGACCCACCACTGCCCGGGCGCCGCCCTCGCCCGGATGCAGCTCCAGGTCGCCATCGCCGCCCTGGCCCGCCGGGTCGACGACCTGTACGTCGCGCCCGTCGCGAACGCCCGGTCGGTTCACGATCCCGGCGGCCGCGTCATCGGCTGGTTCGACCCGCTGCCCGCGACCTGGTCCGCGATCCGGCCCTGA
- a CDS encoding phytanoyl-CoA dioxygenase family protein: MTAANGTATVAPAPAAGACAEVSAQVSAEVSAQDFARRGYVILRGVLDAPEVERARALCSGYLTGTGSQEMLTSDFLADDFLAGIVLRERVVRAAKELLGEDHPVLYPNCTARKNVYVPWHVDATFVGPTASYVWEPGFAHVQCGLYLQDNDPVGGGGIDVVRASHLMSFDGYGTTEPEFDIPARTVGESDLRERVDTRAGDVVMWNARLMHTSTTVLRDPGREKFGVFFSYARPHVRDNHRFLSQIAVDSMRTMNGVSRLIPRLAEIARMRYPESFPAWFAQGATDAGVRIPTL; this comes from the coding sequence ATGACGGCGGCGAACGGCACCGCCACGGTCGCCCCCGCGCCCGCCGCCGGAGCGTGCGCCGAGGTCTCCGCCCAGGTCTCCGCCGAGGTCTCCGCCCAGGACTTCGCCCGGCGCGGCTACGTGATCCTGCGCGGGGTCCTGGACGCCCCGGAGGTCGAGCGCGCCCGGGCCCTGTGCTCCGGCTACCTCACGGGCACCGGCTCGCAGGAGATGCTCACCAGCGACTTCCTCGCCGACGACTTCCTGGCCGGCATCGTGCTGCGCGAGCGCGTGGTGCGCGCCGCCAAGGAACTGCTGGGCGAGGACCACCCCGTGCTGTACCCGAACTGCACGGCGCGCAAGAACGTGTACGTCCCCTGGCACGTCGACGCGACCTTCGTCGGACCGACCGCCTCGTACGTCTGGGAGCCCGGGTTCGCCCACGTCCAGTGCGGGCTGTACCTCCAGGACAACGACCCGGTCGGCGGCGGCGGCATCGACGTGGTGCGCGCCTCGCACCTGATGTCCTTCGACGGATACGGCACCACCGAACCGGAGTTCGACATCCCGGCGCGGACGGTGGGCGAGTCGGATCTCCGCGAACGCGTCGATACCCGAGCGGGCGACGTCGTGATGTGGAACGCTCGTCTGATGCACACCAGCACCACCGTCCTGCGGGACCCGGGCCGGGAGAAGTTCGGGGTCTTCTTCAGCTACGCCCGGCCCCATGTGCGCGACAACCACCGCTTCCTGAGCCAGATCGCCGTGGACTCGATGCGGACGATGAACGGCGTCTCCCGGCTGATCCCCCGGCTGGCCGAGATCGCCCGGATGCGCTACCCGGAGAGCTTCCCGGCCTGGTTCGCCCAGGGAGCCACCGACGCGGGCGTCCGCATCCCCACGCTCTGA